One Paenisporosarcina sp. FSL H8-0542 genomic region harbors:
- the mraY gene encoding phospho-N-acetylmuramoyl-pentapeptide-transferase, producing the protein MTLATTLMIVGIGFFLTILLTPLFIPALKRMKFGQSIREEGPQSHMKKAGTPTMGGLVFIVSIVLTTLGVAFYLEMLTTQTIVLVIVFVGFGVIGFLDDFIKVVLKRNLGLTSLQKLIGQIVIAVASFFLLKQGPFETTVGIPFTDWSVDLGFAYVLFMVFWLVGFSNAVNLTDGLDGLVSGTASIAFTTFGVLAMYYNQQDIAIFAFAVTGALLGFLIFNANPAKLFMGDTGSLALGGALAMVSILVKQELLLLLVGIIFVAETLSVILQVISFKTTGKRIFKMSPLHHHFELSGWSEWKVVVVFWSTAFLAAFIVVMMEVL; encoded by the coding sequence ATGACACTCGCAACAACACTTATGATTGTAGGGATTGGCTTTTTCCTTACGATACTGTTAACTCCACTTTTCATTCCGGCATTAAAGCGAATGAAGTTTGGTCAAAGTATCCGTGAGGAAGGTCCTCAATCCCATATGAAAAAAGCCGGCACCCCTACGATGGGAGGGCTTGTTTTTATTGTTTCCATTGTCCTCACGACTCTAGGCGTTGCTTTTTATTTGGAAATGTTAACCACACAAACGATTGTTTTAGTCATCGTGTTTGTCGGTTTTGGCGTCATTGGCTTTTTGGATGACTTTATTAAAGTTGTATTAAAAAGAAATTTAGGATTAACATCCTTACAAAAATTGATAGGGCAAATCGTTATTGCCGTAGCCTCTTTCTTCTTGTTAAAGCAAGGTCCATTTGAAACTACAGTAGGTATACCGTTCACGGACTGGTCAGTTGATCTTGGCTTTGCCTATGTATTATTCATGGTGTTTTGGCTGGTAGGATTCTCGAATGCAGTCAATTTGACAGATGGACTGGACGGCTTAGTTTCAGGAACAGCCTCCATTGCTTTTACGACATTTGGCGTATTGGCCATGTATTACAATCAACAAGATATAGCGATTTTCGCGTTTGCCGTAACAGGCGCACTTCTTGGTTTCTTAATTTTCAATGCAAATCCTGCTAAATTATTTATGGGGGATACTGGTTCGCTCGCACTGGGTGGAGCTCTGGCGATGGTTTCGATTTTAGTTAAGCAAGAGCTTTTGTTGCTGCTTGTTGGGATCATATTCGTTGCAGAAACGCTGTCCGTAATTTTACAAGTCATCAGTTTTAAAACGACTGGAAAACGAATATTTAAAATGAGTCCTCTTCATCACCATTTTGAATTATCCGGATGGTCTGAATGGAAAGTTGTCGTCGTCTTTTGGTCAACGGCATTCCTTGCAGCCTTTATTGTCGTTATGATGGAGGTATTATAA